Genomic DNA from Haloarcula marina:
GGCGTCGCCGTCGTTGACGACGCCCAGCGCCGCGTCGCCCGACTGGACGCGCTCGACCAGTTCCTCGACGTTCTCGGCGGCCGGTTCGGGTGACCCCCCGCCGAACTCGGGGTCCTGCTGGTCGCGGAGCGAGGTCACGTCCGCGCCCGCCCGCGAGAGGAGCGCGTCGGTGACGCCGCGACCGCTCCCGTGCATCGCGTCGTAGGCGACCGAGAGGCCCGAGAGGTCGGCGTCGACGTACGCGACGGCGTGGTCGGCGTAGTCGGCGACGAGGTCTGTCTCGGTGACCTCGCCCCACTCCTCCTCGGGGAGGGCGGTCGGGTCCCCGAGGTTCTCGACGATGTCGCCGGTCGTCTCGGGGAGGCCGGGCGCACCCGTGTTCGGGATGAACTTCACGCCGTTGTACTCCGGCGGGTTGTGGCTCGCGGTAATCTGGAGCGCCCCGAGCAGTCCGCGCTCTTTGACGGTCCACGCGACGACGGGCGTCGGCGTGTCTCGTTCGGGGAGCAGCACGTCGAAGCCGTTGGCACACAGCACCCGGGAGAGTTCCTCGGCGAACCCGCGGGACGTCTCGCGGGCGTCGTAGCCGACGGCGACCGTTCCCGACTCGTCCCGCTCTCGGAGCGTCGTCGCGACGGCCTGCCCGACCATGCGCACGCGCGGTGCGGTGAACTCGTCGAGTGTCGCTCGCCACCCGTCGGTCCCGAACGCTATCGCCGCGGCGTCGTCTTCGTCCATGCGCGACACGTCGCGGGGGGCGGTGAAAAAATCACCCGTCGCCGGACACGTCGGGGCTGTCGCTCCCCGCCACTAGCGACTCCTTCTGGTCTCGGGAGAGCTGTTTTATCTCGTACTCGCGGCTCATCGCCGCCGACTTCGACTCGAAGCGCTCGACGTGGACGAGTTCGACTGGCGTCCGGCCACGGGTGTATTTCGCCCCGTCGCCGGTGTCGTGTTCACGCACCCGGCGCTGTACGTCGGTCGTGTAGCCGGTGTAAAAGCTTCCGTCACTACACCGCAGCACGTAGGCGTAGTGAACAGGGCTCCGCGTGGTGGTCATCGCACGATGCGGGCGGCCCAGTGGGCCTCACACTTGGTGGGCGCGCTCTCGTGACACCTCGGCAATGCCAGCGTTTGCCGAGCAGTTCGGGCAGGCCCTGATGTGTCCGCGCTCGTCAGCGAACACACGGGCGAACTGGTCTGAGACGTGCGCGCCGCAATGGTCACATTCAGGCATCGTGTTCGTCGGCGACACCACCGCCGACGTTCATATCGAGGGGTGCCAGAGGCATATTCGTTTACCCAAATGTGTGGGTATTCTCGCCCAATTACACGTCCGGTGCTACGCATCGTCGGCCCGCGCGTCGTCGAGTCGTCTGGCGATGAGGCCCGCTTGAGTCCCCGCCGTGAACCCCGCGTCGATGTTGACCACCGTGAGGGCGGTACACGACTGGAGGAGTCCCGAGAGGGCGGCCTCGCCCTCGCCGCCGTGGCCGTACCCCGTCGAGACAGGCAGGGCGATGACCGGGGTGTCGACCAGTCCGGCGACCACCGTCGGAAGCGCGCCCTCCCGTCCGGCGGCGACGATGAGCACGTCTTGGTCTCGCAGTCGGGCAACGGCGTCGACGGTGCGTTCGAGGCTGGCGACGCCCACGTCGTCGATTCGCGTCACCGTCGCGCCGATTTCCTCGGCTATCATCGCCGCCTCGCCCGCGGGAACGGCGTCGGACGTGCCCGCGGTGACGACGCCGACGGCGGCATCGAGGTCGGGTCGCTCGAAATCGGGGGCTGTGGCGACCAGCCAGTTCGACCGGTCGGACCACCGCACCGTGGCCTCTGGTTCCTCACCGGCGAGTTCCCGGCGGACGGCCCCGGCGTCGGCGTCGTCGAGACGCGTGACGATGGCCCGGCCCGTCG
This window encodes:
- a CDS encoding phosphoglucomutase/phosphomannomutase family protein, with the translated sequence MDEDDAAAIAFGTDGWRATLDEFTAPRVRMVGQAVATTLRERDESGTVAVGYDARETSRGFAEELSRVLCANGFDVLLPERDTPTPVVAWTVKERGLLGALQITASHNPPEYNGVKFIPNTGAPGLPETTGDIVENLGDPTALPEEEWGEVTETDLVADYADHAVAYVDADLSGLSVAYDAMHGSGRGVTDALLSRAGADVTSLRDQQDPEFGGGSPEPAAENVEELVERVQSGDAALGVVNDGDADRIGVVTPERGYLDPNLFFAAVYDYLLETRDGDVVRTVSTSSIVDRVAEAHGQSVYETAVGFKWVAESMGDHDTLMGGEESGGFGLTDHLRNKDGVLLALLAAAAEDEESLDSRVDRLLDEHGEIHQNKVSVDCPDDRKAAVLDALEDELPDSLAGVDVDGINTVDGFKVRLADGTWVLIRPSGTEPKLRVYAEADSDQRVTELLRAGRELVVPLV
- a CDS encoding GIY-YIG nuclease family protein; protein product: MTTTRSPVHYAYVLRCSDGSFYTGYTTDVQRRVREHDTGDGAKYTRGRTPVELVHVERFESKSAAMSREYEIKQLSRDQKESLVAGSDSPDVSGDG
- a CDS encoding DUF7563 family protein, with protein sequence MPECDHCGAHVSDQFARVFADERGHIRACPNCSANAGIAEVSRERAHQV
- the larB gene encoding nickel pincer cofactor biosynthesis protein LarB; this translates as MRDLLDALAAGDVTPAEAEAELAGYATSGAGRFDAARESRSGVPEAVLGDGKTPNEIADLAAIAIETTGRAIVTRLDDADAGAVRRELAGEEPEATVRWSDRSNWLVATAPDFERPDLDAAVGVVTAGTSDAVPAGEAAMIAEEIGATVTRIDDVGVASLERTVDAVARLRDQDVLIVAAGREGALPTVVAGLVDTPVIALPVSTGYGHGGEGEAALSGLLQSCTALTVVNIDAGFTAGTQAGLIARRLDDARADDA